The genomic DNA CTTCTATTTTTTTTGCAAGATCCGCTTCAAATTTGCTTTCGCTTTTTATTTTCACAAGCGACAAAAACAATTCACGCAGACGGTTTTCATTTATCATAACAAAATTTTCCTTCATACATTTGGAAACAAAAATAATATTTTTCAGCAAAAGCAAGGATTTTTATGAAAATTTTCCAAAAAGAAATACCGGATGAAATAATAGAGCAAATTTGTAAAATTCAAAACGAATTATTGTTTGAAAAATCAGATTTTGATTTGATAAAATCGCTTGCCCTAAGCGGCGTTTTGTTTTTTACGGAGTTGGATAATAACCGAAAAATAATAAGTTTTTGTTTGGTAAAACCGTCTTTTGACGAATGGGAGATTTATGATGTGGCGACAATTTCAAAACATCAAAACCACGGTTTCGCAAAAAAACTAATAGCCGAATTTTTGAGTTTTGCCGAAAAAAACAAAGTGAAAAAAATATTTTTAGAAGTTCGCGGAAACAATGAAAAAGCGATAAATCTGTATTCAAAATTCGGTTTTGAAAAATATGCAATTCGAAAAAATTATTACGCAAATAACGGCGATAATGCAATTTGTATGATGAAAAATATGGTTAATTGCAATTAGTTTTTTGTCGCCGCGTAAAAATCGGTATCAAAATTATTCCCGCAACAATCATAACCGTGCAAAGTATTTGTCCTTGTGAGAAACCAAACGAATTAAGTCCTATATGTGCGTCTGGTTCGCGATAAAATTCTATGAAAAACCTGATAACTCCATAACCGATTAGATAAAAAGGCGTCATCAAATTTTTCGCCGAACAGAATTTTCGCAAAAAGCATAATATTAAGAACAACAAAATTCCTTCACCAATCATTTCAAAAAGCTGCGACGGATAGCGCAAGTTCGTCGGGTCGCTCGGAAAATACATTCCTATAGCCGAATCGGTTTTTCGTCCGTACAGTTCACCGTTCATAAAATTTCCGAAACGTCCGAAAGTGTAACCCATCGGCACGGTGAAAAACACGGCGTTTGCACATTCTTTCCAGTTTAATTTTTTGATAACGACGTAAAGAGTTCCGCATAAAATTCCACCGACTATAGCGCCGTGGAACGACATGCCGGAAATTCCGATGAATTTTCCGTTGTTAAAAGGAAGAAAG from Chitinispirillales bacterium includes the following:
- the rimI gene encoding ribosomal protein S18-alanine N-acetyltransferase; the protein is MKIFQKEIPDEIIEQICKIQNELLFEKSDFDLIKSLALSGVLFFTELDNNRKIISFCLVKPSFDEWEIYDVATISKHQNHGFAKKLIAEFLSFAEKNKVKKIFLEVRGNNEKAINLYSKFGFEKYAIRKNYYANNGDNAICMMKNMVNCN
- the lgt gene encoding prolipoprotein diacylglyceryl transferase; protein product: MNFITFWQTLPMHLDPTLITIFGEHIIRWGTDFSGKGFPVNYYGLMYIIGFAANIGLLQNMCRSGEFDIEESELENLCMCIIIGILFGGRIGYVLLYNFDYYVQNLSEIFLPFNNGKFIGISGMSFHGAIVGGILCGTLYVVIKKLNWKECANAVFFTVPMGYTFGRFGNFMNGELYGRKTDSAIGMYFPSDPTNLRYPSQLFEMIGEGILLFLILCFLRKFCSAKNLMTPFYLIGYGVIRFFIEFYREPDAHIGLNSFGFSQGQILCTVMIVAGIILIPIFTRRQKTNCN